A window of the Diabrotica undecimpunctata isolate CICGRU chromosome 1, icDiaUnde3, whole genome shotgun sequence genome harbors these coding sequences:
- the LOC140438048 gene encoding lysophospholipase-like protein 1 yields the protein MSLGAVHVLNQQKKICSAVVICLHGSGDTGQGFLDWMKFLVGDFSLPHIKFYFPTAPLQPYTPLGGEMSNVWFDRHSITPDVPEHTETLDSIGNVMKEFINKISKNNNVSVNRIIVGGFSMGGALALHTAYRFNPGLAGAFTMSSFLNNGSVVLKEAKSTTTPLYMLHGDRDTMVPISWGEKTFQDLQKIGIKAEFLPIKNTMHELKKNEILHLLEWIQKILPEEQDR from the exons ATGTCCCTTGGTGCTGTACATgttttaaatcaacaaaaaaaaatatgctcAGCAGTTGTGATATGTTTACATGGATCAG gtgaCACTGGTCAGGGGTTTTTGGACTGGATGAAGTTTCTAGTAGGAGATTTTTCATTACCTCATATTAAATTTTACTTTCCGACAGCTCCCCTTCAGCCTTATACACCACTTGGTGGAGAG ATGAGCAATGTTTGGTTTGATAGACACAGTATAACACCGGATGTACCAGAACATACCGAAACTTTGGATTCCATTGGCAACGTAATGAaagaatttataaataaaataagcaaAAATAACAATGTTAGTGTAAATAGAATAATTGTAG GTGGCTTCTCCATGGGAGGAGCGCTAGCATTACATACAGCGTACAGGTTCAATCCCGGTCTAGCTGGTGCTTTTACCATGTCATCCTTCCTGAACAATGGATCTGTCGTACTAAAAGAAGCCAAGTCTACAACTACACCATTATACATGTTACACGGTGATAGAGACACAATGGTTCCGATTTCGTGGGGTGAAAAAACGTTTCAGGACCTTCAGAAGATCGGAATAAAGGCCGAATTTCTACCTATTAAAAACACCATGCATGAGTTGAAGAAAAACGAAATTTTACATCTGCTGGAATGGATTCAGAAGATATTGCCAGAAGAACAAGATAGATAA